From a single Bryobacter aggregatus MPL3 genomic region:
- a CDS encoding leucine zipper domain-containing protein codes for MPGNERQRPDRSKWVQRFRPPGSAGLVDRSSRPHRFRCLSRSWDQASLHKTRHATHQRQGRTLSSNSAQRTG; via the coding sequence TTGCCCGGAAACGAACGTCAACGCCCAGACCGCAGCAAATGGGTCCAGCGTTTTCGCCCGCCGGGCTCTGCAGGCTTGGTCGATCGCAGTTCACGACCTCATCGATTCCGCTGCCTGTCGCGATCCTGGGATCAAGCATCGCTTCACAAAACCCGACACGCCACGCACCAACGACAAGGCCGAACACTTTCTTCAAACAGCGCTCAGAGAACGGGCTGA
- the bcp gene encoding thioredoxin-dependent thiol peroxidase has product MALQEGAKAPDITLETDSGEKLQLSSLQGKNVVLYFYPKSDTPGCTVQACEFRDTAAKYKSIDATVIGISPDPVKKQAKFRDKFELPFTLLADVDHAAAETYGVWVEKSMYGKKYMGVDRTTFLIDKEGKIAKIFSKVKPAGHAEEVLVALATL; this is encoded by the coding sequence ATGGCACTCCAAGAAGGCGCAAAAGCTCCTGACATCACTCTCGAAACTGACAGCGGCGAAAAGCTGCAGCTCTCGAGCCTGCAGGGCAAGAATGTAGTTCTGTACTTCTATCCGAAGTCCGACACTCCCGGTTGCACGGTGCAAGCCTGTGAGTTCCGCGATACGGCAGCAAAGTACAAATCGATCGATGCCACGGTGATTGGCATTTCTCCTGATCCAGTTAAGAAGCAGGCAAAGTTTCGCGACAAGTTTGAGCTGCCGTTTACTTTGCTTGCGGATGTAGATCACGCTGCCGCCGAGACCTACGGTGTATGGGTGGAGAAGAGCATGTACGGCAAGAAGTATATGGGAGTTGACCGCACGACCTTCCTGATCGATAAAGAGGGCAAGATTGCGAAGATCTTCTCTAAGGTCAAGCCGGCTGGTCACGCGGAAGAAGTGCTGGTTGCATTGGCGACGCTGTAG
- a CDS encoding TIGR04282 family arsenosugar biosynthesis glycosyltransferase, producing the protein MFPVILLFAKAPVPGQVKTGLQPVLTPAESAELHLSFVADVLDWLKGYNSLADIELHTDLISDAWRDYPYRRVLMGEGDLGERIFDAVSAAMTEGRKQVIVLSSDSPNLPPAYLQELLESPADLAIGPTEDGSFYALSLRKLPPFLLNTVDWTRSDLTQQLTEAAQRCHCSVEIGREWFSVNSPADLVRLVTHPTPPRTTEFLKRHHFLIPSNRGTI; encoded by the coding sequence ATGTTCCCCGTCATCTTGCTTTTCGCGAAGGCACCGGTGCCGGGCCAAGTAAAAACCGGACTCCAGCCTGTTCTCACTCCTGCCGAGAGCGCTGAACTGCACCTTTCCTTCGTAGCAGACGTGCTCGACTGGCTCAAGGGTTACAACAGCTTGGCGGACATCGAGCTGCACACCGATCTGATTAGCGACGCCTGGCGCGACTATCCCTACCGGCGTGTCCTCATGGGCGAGGGCGATCTGGGGGAGCGGATCTTCGACGCGGTGAGCGCCGCCATGACCGAAGGACGCAAGCAGGTGATCGTGTTGAGCAGCGACTCGCCGAATCTACCGCCGGCCTACCTGCAAGAGCTGCTGGAATCTCCGGCCGATCTGGCGATCGGTCCTACTGAGGATGGCTCCTTCTATGCTCTCAGTCTGCGGAAGCTCCCCCCATTTCTTCTGAACACTGTTGATTGGACCCGGAGCGATCTTACCCAGCAACTGACGGAAGCCGCCCAGCGTTGTCATTGCAGTGTTGAGATTGGCCGCGAGTGGTTCTCTGTGAATTCGCCCGCCGATCTCGTCCGTCTGGTGACGCATCCCACGCCGCCGCGCACCACGGAATTTCTCAAGCGGCACCATTTTCTGATTCCTAGTAACCGAGGCACAATCTAA
- a CDS encoding c-type cytochrome — MKKSTLLTFGATSLMTLSLVSLPSAAADKGDAGKGKEVFEQCSVCHNADTDEKKMGPALKGLFKKEKMQNGKKPTEENVRGLINSGGNGMPAYEELLSAEERDNLIAYLKTL, encoded by the coding sequence ATGAAGAAGAGTACTCTGCTGACTTTCGGCGCGACTTCGTTGATGACCTTGTCGCTGGTATCGCTCCCGTCCGCTGCGGCTGACAAGGGTGATGCGGGGAAAGGCAAAGAAGTGTTCGAGCAGTGCTCTGTTTGCCACAACGCTGACACGGACGAAAAGAAGATGGGTCCGGCCTTGAAGGGTCTTTTCAAGAAAGAAAAGATGCAGAACGGCAAGAAGCCGACCGAAGAGAATGTCCGCGGTTTGATCAACAGCGGTGGCAATGGCATGCCCGCCTATGAAGAGTTGTTGAGCGCTGAAGAGCGCGACAATCTGATCGCCTATCTGAAGACACTGTAA
- a CDS encoding zinc-dependent alcohol dehydrogenase family protein, whose amino-acid sequence MLQARIENGFGIENVQWAKAPSPQAGPGQVLVRMRAASLNFRDLLLATGKYDPKLPMPRVMGSDGAGEVIGLGEGTKRFRLGDRVAGIFMQGWLAGRYRDSYASSALGGAIDGVFSQEVVLDEEGLVAIPQHLSFEEAAALPCAGVTAWNSLFASGDLRSGETVLVLGSGGVSVFALQLAKAAGARVIATSSQPEKMEMLKAMGADWVLNYKEVADWGKVIAKAGGVDHVVEVGGAGSLEQSLLAVRGGGRVSLIGVLSGAAGPINIGRVLHKHVTVQGIYVGSREMFEAMNAAIVQNHIRPVIDSVYEGAQIQEALRHMESAGHFGKIVLRLD is encoded by the coding sequence ATGCTCCAAGCTCGCATCGAGAACGGATTCGGAATTGAGAATGTGCAATGGGCCAAGGCCCCGTCACCCCAGGCGGGTCCCGGGCAAGTTCTGGTGCGGATGCGCGCCGCTTCTTTGAACTTCCGGGATCTCCTCTTGGCAACCGGGAAATATGATCCCAAGCTCCCGATGCCGCGCGTGATGGGCAGCGATGGCGCCGGAGAAGTGATTGGCCTCGGCGAAGGGACGAAGCGTTTTCGATTGGGCGACCGGGTGGCGGGAATTTTTATGCAGGGCTGGCTCGCCGGCCGCTATCGCGATTCCTATGCAAGCTCGGCTCTCGGGGGAGCGATTGACGGAGTGTTCAGCCAGGAAGTCGTGCTTGACGAGGAAGGGCTGGTTGCGATCCCCCAGCATCTGAGTTTTGAGGAAGCCGCGGCGTTGCCTTGTGCCGGAGTGACAGCCTGGAATTCCCTCTTTGCCAGCGGAGACCTGCGGTCCGGAGAGACAGTTCTCGTCTTGGGTTCCGGTGGCGTGAGTGTTTTTGCCTTGCAACTCGCAAAGGCAGCCGGAGCCCGGGTGATTGCCACCTCCAGTCAGCCGGAGAAAATGGAGATGCTCAAGGCAATGGGAGCCGACTGGGTGTTGAACTACAAAGAAGTGGCCGACTGGGGCAAGGTGATTGCGAAGGCTGGTGGTGTCGATCATGTGGTCGAGGTCGGTGGCGCTGGGTCTCTCGAGCAATCGCTACTTGCCGTACGCGGCGGAGGCAGAGTGAGTCTGATTGGAGTTCTTAGTGGCGCTGCCGGACCGATCAATATCGGAAGAGTGCTCCACAAGCATGTGACGGTGCAGGGAATCTATGTCGGTTCGCGCGAGATGTTTGAGGCGATGAATGCCGCGATCGTCCAGAACCACATCCGTCCCGTAATCGACTCTGTTTATGAAGGCGCCCAGATACAAGAAGCCCTGCGCCATATGGAGAGCGCAGGGCATTTTGGAAAGATTGTTTTGCGTCTCGACTAG
- the gyrB gene encoding DNA topoisomerase (ATP-hydrolyzing) subunit B: protein MADNPTYDSTSIKILEGLEAVRKRPAMYIGSTGEMGLHHLVYEVVDNSVDEALAGHCTEINCVIHLDNSISIWDDGRGIPVDIHAGEGVSAAQVVLTKLHAGGKFDSNSYKVSGGLHGVGVSCVNALSEWLHLEIWRGGQTWEQDYRQGVPQAPLKATGKSGKKTGTKITFKADSTVMDTVEFNFDTISQRLRERAFLNKGLRINIADEREDPPKAHEFFYEGGIAEFIKHLNKGKQVLHEKPIYFEGERDMANDQGRVYMEIAFQYNDGYSETLFSFANNINTKDGGAHLTGFRTALTRTINWAGEQAGLFKDVKEKLSGDDVREGLTAVISVKLPQPQFEGQTKGKLNSDISGQVTQVINEKLQEYFDKNPAVMKRIVGKAIDAARAREAARKARDLTRRKGALDGVGLPGKLADCQEKDPTRCELFLVEGESAGGTAKGGRDRRYQAILPLRGKILNVEKARYDKMLGHEEIRCMITAMGTGIGKDDFDLAKLRYGKIIIMTDADVDGSHIRTLLLTFFYRHMQPLIDRGHVFVAQPPLFLIKKGKSEKYIKNEADFTKEILRRASDSISLEIEGKKVEGAEMRGFLASLDELVQATIRTERRMRDARVVEALLSQSLELDSRENFMEEANLLKLQELLNEVKLESKIVRDEEHSTYSLVFQDSTKAERVVGLELATSPEYRRTRALARAVAPLNKPPFFMVKDNGFREEVGDWRTLLARTKEEGTRDINVTRYKGLGEMNAEQLWDTTMNVEGRTLLRIDLKDLVETDEIFSTLMGDDVENRRKFIEENALDVRNLDI, encoded by the coding sequence ATGGCTGATAACCCGACATACGATTCCACTAGTATCAAGATTCTGGAAGGCCTCGAGGCGGTGCGCAAGCGCCCCGCGATGTACATTGGCTCGACAGGAGAGATGGGTCTACACCATCTCGTCTATGAGGTCGTCGACAATTCCGTTGACGAGGCGTTGGCCGGCCACTGTACGGAAATCAACTGCGTCATCCACCTGGACAACTCGATTTCGATCTGGGATGACGGGCGCGGGATTCCGGTTGATATCCACGCGGGCGAGGGCGTTTCAGCTGCTCAAGTCGTGCTCACTAAGTTGCATGCGGGCGGCAAATTCGATTCCAACAGCTACAAAGTTTCCGGCGGCCTGCACGGCGTCGGCGTCAGTTGCGTTAACGCGCTGAGCGAATGGCTGCACCTCGAGATCTGGCGCGGCGGCCAGACCTGGGAGCAGGACTACCGGCAGGGCGTGCCGCAAGCGCCGCTCAAGGCCACCGGCAAGTCTGGCAAGAAAACCGGAACAAAGATCACCTTCAAGGCAGACAGCACCGTGATGGACACGGTCGAATTCAATTTCGACACCATCTCGCAGCGTCTGCGCGAACGCGCGTTTTTGAACAAAGGACTGCGCATCAACATCGCCGATGAGCGGGAAGATCCGCCCAAGGCGCACGAGTTCTTCTACGAAGGCGGCATTGCCGAATTCATCAAGCATCTGAATAAAGGCAAGCAGGTTCTGCACGAGAAGCCCATCTACTTTGAGGGCGAGCGGGACATGGCCAATGACCAGGGCCGCGTCTATATGGAAATCGCTTTCCAGTACAACGACGGCTATTCGGAAACTCTATTCAGCTTTGCGAACAACATCAATACGAAGGATGGCGGTGCACACCTCACCGGCTTCCGCACGGCTCTCACGCGCACCATCAACTGGGCGGGCGAGCAGGCCGGCCTCTTCAAAGATGTCAAAGAAAAACTAAGCGGCGACGACGTTCGCGAAGGCCTCACCGCCGTCATCAGCGTCAAGCTGCCGCAGCCCCAGTTTGAAGGCCAGACCAAAGGCAAGCTCAATAGCGACATCAGCGGCCAGGTCACGCAAGTGATCAACGAAAAACTGCAGGAATACTTCGACAAGAATCCTGCCGTGATGAAGCGCATTGTGGGCAAGGCCATCGATGCGGCACGAGCCCGCGAAGCGGCTCGCAAAGCACGCGATCTCACCCGCCGCAAAGGCGCGCTTGATGGTGTCGGTCTCCCCGGAAAGCTTGCTGACTGCCAGGAAAAAGATCCCACCCGTTGCGAACTCTTCCTCGTTGAGGGCGAGTCGGCAGGCGGCACCGCCAAAGGCGGACGCGATCGCCGTTATCAGGCAATTTTACCGCTGCGCGGTAAGATTCTGAACGTTGAAAAAGCCCGTTACGACAAGATGCTCGGCCACGAAGAAATTCGTTGCATGATCACTGCGATGGGTACTGGCATTGGCAAAGATGATTTCGATCTTGCCAAGCTGCGTTACGGCAAGATCATCATCATGACCGACGCCGACGTCGACGGCAGCCACATTCGGACGCTGTTGCTGACTTTCTTCTATCGCCACATGCAGCCGCTCATCGACCGCGGCCATGTCTTCGTTGCGCAGCCGCCGCTCTTCCTCATCAAGAAGGGCAAGAGCGAGAAGTACATCAAGAACGAAGCCGATTTCACTAAGGAAATTCTGCGCCGCGCAAGCGACAGCATCTCGCTCGAAATTGAAGGTAAGAAGGTAGAAGGCGCAGAAATGCGCGGCTTCCTCGCCTCACTCGACGAACTGGTGCAGGCCACTATCCGCACTGAGCGCCGGATGCGCGATGCGCGCGTGGTGGAAGCTCTGCTTTCGCAGTCGCTGGAATTGGATTCACGCGAGAACTTCATGGAAGAAGCAAATCTGCTGAAGCTGCAGGAGTTGCTGAATGAGGTGAAGCTCGAGTCGAAGATCGTCAGAGACGAAGAGCACTCCACCTATTCTTTGGTCTTCCAGGATTCCACCAAGGCAGAACGTGTGGTGGGTCTTGAGCTGGCAACCTCGCCCGAATACCGCCGCACCCGCGCTTTGGCCCGGGCTGTCGCGCCTCTCAACAAGCCGCCTTTCTTCATGGTGAAAGACAATGGATTCCGTGAAGAAGTAGGCGACTGGCGCACGCTATTGGCACGTACGAAGGAAGAGGGCACGCGCGACATCAACGTCACCCGCTATAAAGGTCTTGGCGAAATGAACGCTGAGCAGTTGTGGGATACGACGATGAATGTCGAAGGCCGTACCCTGCTCCGCATCGATCTCAAAGATCTGGTGGAGACCGATGAGATCTTCTCGACGCTGATGGGCGACGATGTTGAAAATCGCCGCAAGTTCATCGAAGAGAATGCGCTCGATGTACGCAATCTCGACATCTAG
- the dnaN gene encoding DNA polymerase III subunit beta translates to MEFSVKQSDLVRELNLSQGVVEKKTTIPILSNVLIETGEGVIHLTATDLELGVRCSCPARIIKAGSGTLPARRLLDYIRLLPDAEVNFKMMDNQWANIVCGRSRSRIAGMSRESYPELPAMPAPLGEIPASTLSQMIQKTIFAISSEESRFTLNGSQLLMTDKALTMVATDGHRLALVENKVSNPSVEGVYKTLLPKKAMTELLKLSSDAAEGATLQFSGDDNHLFFQLGDRLLLSRKLTGNFPDFDRVLPKTQTHQVWLGKDELKSTVQRVSQFSEERSKAIRLQFADGEMKVFSSMSDTGESEETIAIEYNGPATDIGFNAQYLLDFLGATPEGALSFLFNDAQSAGEMRPAAAGDGDKKAGEVGYTYRYVVMPMRI, encoded by the coding sequence ATGGAATTTAGCGTAAAGCAATCGGACCTGGTCAGAGAGTTAAATCTCTCTCAAGGTGTAGTTGAAAAGAAGACAACGATCCCAATTCTGTCGAACGTCCTCATTGAGACGGGCGAAGGGGTCATTCATTTAACGGCGACAGATCTGGAACTGGGAGTTCGTTGCTCCTGCCCTGCGCGCATCATCAAAGCCGGCTCGGGCACATTGCCCGCGCGGCGCTTGCTGGATTACATCCGCTTGCTGCCGGACGCCGAAGTGAATTTCAAGATGATGGACAACCAGTGGGCGAACATCGTCTGCGGGCGTTCCCGTTCGCGGATCGCCGGCATGTCGCGCGAGAGCTATCCGGAACTTCCGGCCATGCCCGCGCCGCTGGGCGAGATTCCGGCCTCGACCTTGTCGCAGATGATCCAGAAGACGATCTTTGCGATCTCCAGCGAAGAGAGCCGCTTCACCCTCAACGGTTCGCAACTGTTGATGACCGACAAGGCGCTGACGATGGTGGCCACCGATGGCCATCGCCTGGCGCTAGTCGAAAACAAAGTATCCAATCCGAGCGTCGAAGGCGTCTACAAGACGCTGCTGCCGAAGAAGGCAATGACGGAGCTGCTCAAGCTCTCCTCGGACGCTGCTGAGGGCGCAACGCTCCAGTTCAGCGGTGATGACAATCACCTGTTTTTCCAGTTGGGCGACCGTCTGCTGCTGAGCCGCAAGCTCACGGGCAACTTCCCCGATTTTGATCGTGTTCTGCCGAAGACCCAGACCCATCAGGTCTGGCTTGGCAAAGATGAGCTGAAGTCCACTGTCCAGCGTGTCAGCCAGTTCTCTGAAGAACGTTCGAAAGCGATCCGCCTGCAGTTCGCCGATGGCGAAATGAAGGTCTTCTCGTCGATGTCCGACACCGGCGAGAGCGAAGAGACGATCGCGATCGAATACAACGGACCTGCCACCGACATTGGCTTCAATGCCCAATACTTGCTCGATTTCCTGGGCGCCACTCCTGAGGGCGCTCTCAGCTTCCTGTTCAACGACGCGCAAAGCGCCGGAGAGATGCGTCCCGCTGCTGCGGGTGATGGAGATAAGAAGGCTGGAGAGGTAGGCTACACCTATCGCTACGTCGTGATGCCGATGCGCATCTGA
- the dnaA gene encoding chromosomal replication initiator protein DnaA, producing MNAWELVKQTLAATLSAESFENWVVRTTLARTDGDILYVSVPNETTREWMEREYSLQVEQAIAHLNLPYRRVVYDLEAIAPIAPPAPSFNRPAQMNHAYTDSPQSIENLFSQPVAPLNPKFSFDNFVVGSCNQFAHAAAHAVATRPSRSYNPLFIYGGVGMGKTHLMHAIGRNLLHEHPGMKIIYTTSEKFMNQMIQCIRMEKMSYFHQFYRSADVLLIDDIQIIGGKERTQEEFFHTFNELFDNQKQIVISSDSPPKEVSGLVERLRSRFEWGLIVDVQPPDLETKMAILDHKAEHEGMNLPEDVRIFLATRTKSNIRELEGALVKLMAYSSVTGSPITLEMSKQLLKHLTQNSEKRVSIESILKAVADRFDLVPSQLKQKSNERRIAYPRQIAMYLAKELTTASLLEIGRSLGNKHHTTVLHSIHKIDELRHKDQDLNKLLHSLIDSFH from the coding sequence ATGAACGCCTGGGAATTAGTAAAACAGACGCTGGCAGCGACCCTAAGCGCAGAGAGCTTTGAGAATTGGGTAGTACGGACTACGCTTGCCAGGACGGATGGAGACATTCTGTACGTCTCTGTTCCGAATGAAACCACGCGGGAGTGGATGGAACGCGAGTACTCTTTGCAGGTGGAGCAAGCCATTGCCCATCTCAACCTGCCCTATCGCCGCGTTGTCTATGACCTTGAAGCGATCGCCCCGATTGCGCCGCCAGCCCCCAGTTTCAACCGGCCTGCGCAAATGAATCATGCCTACACTGATTCCCCGCAGTCGATTGAGAACCTGTTCTCGCAACCAGTTGCTCCGCTGAATCCAAAGTTTTCTTTCGACAATTTTGTTGTCGGTTCCTGCAATCAGTTCGCCCACGCCGCGGCGCATGCCGTTGCCACCCGCCCTTCCCGCAGCTACAACCCGCTGTTCATCTATGGCGGAGTGGGCATGGGAAAAACCCATCTGATGCACGCCATCGGCCGCAACCTTCTCCATGAACATCCGGGGATGAAGATCATCTACACCACGAGCGAAAAGTTCATGAACCAGATGATCCAATGCATCCGCATGGAGAAGATGAGCTACTTCCACCAGTTCTATCGCTCGGCCGACGTGCTGTTGATCGATGACATCCAGATCATCGGCGGCAAGGAACGAACCCAGGAAGAGTTTTTCCACACCTTCAACGAGCTGTTCGACAACCAGAAGCAGATCGTGATCTCCTCCGATTCACCGCCCAAGGAAGTTTCGGGGCTGGTCGAACGCCTGCGCAGCCGTTTTGAGTGGGGTCTCATTGTCGACGTCCAGCCGCCTGATCTCGAAACGAAAATGGCGATTCTCGACCACAAGGCCGAGCACGAAGGCATGAACCTGCCGGAAGACGTGCGCATCTTCCTGGCTACACGTACGAAATCGAACATCCGGGAGCTGGAAGGCGCTCTGGTGAAGCTGATGGCCTATTCGAGTGTGACGGGCAGCCCCATCACGCTGGAGATGTCCAAGCAGCTTCTCAAGCACCTGACCCAGAACAGCGAGAAGCGGGTATCCATCGAATCGATTCTGAAGGCCGTCGCCGATCGTTTTGATTTAGTGCCCAGCCAGCTCAAGCAGAAGTCGAATGAGCGCCGCATCGCCTATCCTCGTCAGATTGCGATGTATCTGGCCAAGGAGCTGACCACGGCTTCGTTGCTTGAGATTGGCCGTTCCCTTGGGAACAAACACCATACCACCGTGCTGCACTCCATCCACAAGATTGACGAGTTGCGCCATAAGGACCAGGATTTGAACAAACTTCTCCACAGCCTAATCGACTCATTCCACTAG
- a CDS encoding LysR family transcriptional regulator translates to MEFQQLRYFLAVARTGSFVRAADQEGIAQPSLSQQIRKLERELGVSLFDRLGRSVRLTTYGEKLVEQSERILFQMDEARAAIETLKGEDSGDLKVGVIPTVLPYALVKPISNFQQRFPKANVILSEGTTANLVEHLRRGEIDVAILALPIKHAEIVCSELFREPLLAAVPLDHCLANSTKIDLSRLGIERMLLLKEGHCLREDVLTACTKAKAQFQQIFESDHLESILRLVAEGYGLSLVPDRAAEGRTDCRFVPFEPTAVRRIGYALAKGRQATPIRASFIRHLKQWDWKK, encoded by the coding sequence ATGGAATTTCAGCAGCTCCGCTATTTTCTCGCGGTCGCACGCACCGGAAGTTTTGTCCGTGCCGCCGATCAGGAAGGCATCGCTCAACCCTCCCTCTCCCAGCAAATTCGCAAGTTGGAGAGGGAGTTGGGCGTTTCTTTGTTTGATCGCCTGGGCCGCAGTGTCCGGCTCACCACTTACGGGGAAAAATTGGTCGAACAAAGCGAGCGCATCCTGTTCCAGATGGATGAAGCGCGCGCCGCCATTGAAACGCTCAAAGGCGAGGACAGTGGTGACTTGAAGGTTGGTGTGATTCCGACCGTGCTTCCTTATGCGCTCGTAAAACCAATCTCAAATTTCCAGCAGCGTTTCCCCAAAGCCAATGTCATCCTCAGCGAAGGCACCACCGCGAATCTGGTGGAGCACCTGCGTCGGGGAGAAATCGATGTCGCCATCCTCGCACTCCCCATCAAACATGCGGAGATCGTCTGCAGCGAACTCTTTCGAGAACCACTGCTCGCCGCCGTTCCTCTCGATCATTGTCTGGCCAACAGCACCAAGATTGATTTAAGCCGCCTCGGCATTGAACGCATGCTCCTACTCAAAGAAGGCCATTGCCTGCGAGAAGATGTTCTCACCGCCTGCACCAAGGCAAAGGCGCAATTCCAGCAGATCTTCGAGAGTGATCACCTCGAGAGTATTCTGCGTCTGGTTGCGGAAGGGTATGGGCTGAGTCTGGTACCAGACCGGGCCGCTGAAGGCCGTACGGATTGCCGCTTTGTGCCTTTTGAGCCGACAGCAGTCCGCCGCATCGGCTACGCGCTCGCGAAAGGACGGCAGGCCACTCCGATCCGGGCATCGTTTATCCGGCATCTCAAACAATGGGATTGGAAGAAATAG
- a CDS encoding ankyrin repeat domain-containing protein gives MRIAILTLFAIAAFAATPEELQNAARADDVVKIRALLDAGADINAPTDKGFSPLILACYAGSEAAVEELLRRGARVGDSDWTGSNALMAASFKGHKGIVLKLLAKGARVNDTNKIGATALMFASLTGKSDVVDLLLEKGADLRRRDQRGYDAIQLAEAQGNQPLVDRLIAKLHGR, from the coding sequence ATGAGGATCGCAATCCTAACACTGTTCGCCATTGCTGCTTTTGCCGCTACACCGGAAGAGTTGCAGAACGCAGCGCGTGCTGACGACGTTGTCAAAATTCGCGCGCTGCTCGATGCTGGGGCCGATATCAACGCCCCAACCGATAAGGGCTTCTCGCCCCTGATTCTGGCCTGCTATGCAGGTTCAGAGGCCGCGGTGGAAGAACTCCTCCGCCGCGGCGCCCGCGTCGGCGATTCCGATTGGACCGGCTCAAACGCCTTGATGGCCGCCAGCTTCAAGGGCCACAAAGGCATTGTGCTGAAGTTGTTGGCCAAGGGCGCCCGTGTGAATGATACGAACAAAATCGGAGCCACGGCTCTGATGTTTGCCTCGCTCACCGGCAAAAGCGATGTCGTCGATCTGCTGCTCGAAAAAGGCGCCGATCTTCGCCGTCGCGACCAACGCGGCTACGATGCCATCCAATTAGCCGAAGCGCAAGGCAACCAGCCACTTGTCGATCGCCTGATTGCAAAGTTACACGGCCGCTAA
- a CDS encoding catalase has translation MKKLLTALPLFAVLSLAQKPVLTTNGGVPVGDNQNSKTAGADGPVVLEDIHLIEKLANFDRERIPERVVHARGTGAHGEFVSAGDFSSQTKAAFLSAPGKKTNVFVRFSTVIHSQGSPEVARDPRGFATKFYTEEGNYDLVGNNLPVFFIRDALKFPDMVHSLKPSPVDNKQSPKRFFDFFSHQPEATHMLTFVYSDMGTPASYREMDGFGVHAFKWVNAAGDVTYVKYTWKSKQGHRNLTAKETEAVVGKDWAHLTTDLYENVRKGNYPQWDLYVQTLKPERLNDFSFNPLDATKLWPEAIAPLTKLGTMTLNRMPENFFEQTEQSAFSPGNLVPGIEPSEDRLLQGRLFSYFDTQRYRIGSNFQQLPINRPAVKVVTNIQNGAFSNQGRTGEVNYEPSRQNRNDANKSEYLDDNKYRYSRKPLSGTTLQQAIAKTDNFAQAGELYRSFSESERANLISNLAGDLSQVTDKVVLSRMVNYFYQADKDYGTRLMKALGLNLSEVQKAAAE, from the coding sequence ATGAAGAAACTCCTGACTGCTCTCCCTCTGTTTGCCGTGCTGAGCCTCGCGCAAAAGCCCGTGCTCACCACCAACGGCGGAGTCCCCGTGGGCGATAACCAGAACTCCAAAACCGCCGGCGCCGATGGGCCCGTCGTACTCGAAGACATCCACCTGATCGAGAAGCTGGCCAACTTCGATCGCGAACGCATTCCAGAACGCGTGGTCCATGCACGAGGCACAGGTGCGCACGGCGAATTCGTCAGCGCCGGTGATTTCAGCTCGCAAACCAAGGCCGCCTTCCTCTCTGCGCCCGGGAAGAAGACCAATGTCTTTGTCCGCTTCTCCACCGTCATTCATAGCCAGGGCTCTCCCGAAGTGGCTCGCGATCCACGCGGCTTCGCCACCAAGTTCTACACCGAAGAAGGCAACTACGACCTGGTGGGCAATAACCTGCCTGTCTTCTTCATTCGCGATGCGCTGAAGTTTCCCGACATGGTGCACTCGCTGAAGCCATCGCCCGTCGACAACAAGCAAAGCCCAAAACGTTTCTTTGACTTCTTCAGTCACCAACCGGAAGCGACGCACATGCTCACCTTTGTCTATTCCGACATGGGCACTCCCGCCAGTTATCGCGAGATGGATGGCTTCGGCGTCCACGCTTTCAAATGGGTGAATGCCGCGGGCGATGTCACTTATGTGAAGTACACCTGGAAGAGTAAGCAAGGCCATCGCAATCTGACTGCAAAAGAGACAGAAGCTGTTGTCGGTAAGGATTGGGCCCATCTCACCACTGACCTTTATGAGAATGTTCGCAAGGGCAATTATCCGCAGTGGGATCTCTATGTCCAAACTCTGAAGCCAGAGCGTCTGAACGACTTCTCCTTTAACCCTCTCGATGCCACCAAGCTGTGGCCCGAAGCCATTGCCCCATTGACCAAGCTGGGAACGATGACTCTCAATCGCATGCCAGAGAACTTCTTTGAGCAGACCGAGCAGAGCGCTTTCTCTCCAGGCAATCTGGTTCCCGGCATTGAGCCTAGTGAAGACCGCCTGCTGCAAGGCCGTCTCTTCTCTTACTTCGATACGCAGCGCTACCGCATTGGATCGAACTTCCAGCAACTGCCGATCAACCGCCCGGCGGTCAAGGTCGTGACCAATATCCAGAACGGAGCCTTCAGTAACCAAGGCCGCACGGGCGAAGTGAATTACGAACCCAGCCGTCAGAATCGCAACGATGCAAACAAGTCTGAGTATCTCGACGACAACAAGTATCGTTACTCGAGAAAGCCTCTCTCCGGAACCACGCTGCAACAGGCCATTGCCAAGACCGACAACTTCGCACAAGCTGGCGAGCTCTACCGCTCCTTCAGCGAGAGCGAACGCGCAAACCTGATCTCGAATCTTGCCGGCGACCTTAGCCAAGTGACCGACAAGGTGGTGCTGAGCCGCATGGTGAATTACTTCTACCAGGCCGATAAGGATTATGGCACCCGTCTGATGAAGGCTCTTGGCCTCAACCTGAGCGAGGTGCAGAAGGCGGCAGCAGAATGA